Part of the Paludisphaera borealis genome, AGCGGACGCGCCGACGCCGACGCGCCGGACACTAACGTGCGGATCGGCCTGCATCTGCGAGACGCTGGGATCGGTAGCGGCGGCGACGTTCGCTCGGCGGCCCGACCGGATCGGTCGAACGTCAAATCGATCTCCAGGATCGAGGACATCGACGACGAAGAGGAGCCGCGGGACGATACGGCTGCGGTGAATCGAGAGGACCTCGCGCCGCCGGCCTCCGACGCCGCCGTCGCGCTGAGCCGCGGCGAACCGCGTCTGTCGCGCGTCTCGAAGACCGCTGATCCCGACCTCGATCTCGATCGCGTCGAACCTCGGCGCGGCTGGTCTTCGGGGGCGCGATCGTCGAAGCCGCCTCGGGCTGAGAAACCGGCCGATCCCGTCTTCGAAGACGACGGGGAATCGGAAGAGATCAATCCGCTGCCGCCGGCGATCGAGGTCGACAAGGTCAGCGATCGCCGCGAGCAACCTCCCGTCCGCACGGCCGCCCGGTCGCGAGCCCGGAGGCCGTCTCAGGTCGCCGAGGAGTCGCCGCTGGCCGCCGAGGCCGATTCGATCTCGGACGAGGAGGCTTCGGGCGCCGTCGCCGACGCTCCGCGACCGCTGCCCGATGGATTTGACAAAGGCAGTCGCACGGTCCGGTCGCAGGCCTTCGCTCCGCTCTTGCTCGACGAACCCGACGCGGCCCCGCCCAAGACGGCGTCTCCCGCGCGTTCCAGACAGCGCCCGCGGCCTCGCTCGGTCGAGGTCCCCGACGCGCCCGAGGACGGCGATCCCCAGGCCTTCCAGGCGAAGCGGCCGACATGGTCGGAACTTGCGCTCCAGGCGGGGGCGATTCCACTCGACGAGGCCATCGAGAAGACCGCCGCTCGTAGCGTGGCGACGACGGCGGCGAGAATCCAGCCCGTCGAGACGTCCGTGAACCGCCCGGCGCGGCGGACCGAGGGGGACGCCTCGCTCACGGCGGCGCCGCGCTCGTTTGGTCGGAAGTCGCTGGCGCCGTCGCTCCTTCCTCAGAGCAAGAACAGCCCGTTCTGCGAGTTCGACGCCAGCGAGCAGCGGCTCATCGACTTCGCCCTCCCCGACGTCAGCGGGCGCATGGTCTCGATCCGCAGCCTCGACGCCGACCTGATCTTGCTCGATTTCTGGGGAACCTGGTGCGACAAGTGCCTTACGTCGATTCCGCACCTGAAGGAGCTTCAGTCGACGCTGGGCGGCAAGCGCCTACAAGTCGTGGGCGTCGCTTGCGAGCAGAAGCCGGCGAACGAGCGCGCGGCGATCGTGTCCAAGGTGGCCAAGAAGCTGGACATCAACTACACGGTGCTGACCACCGCCATGGACGGTACTTGCCAGGTTCAGGACGCGTTCCAGATCCGCGTCTATCCCACGATGATCTTGCTCGATCGCGACGGTCGGATTCTCTGCCGCCAGGAAGGCGCGACCGCCGCGACGTTGGCCAAGATCGACAGCTACATCGCGAAGAACCTGGACCGCGAACCCGCCGCGTCCGCGGTCGCCATCGGAGCCAAGCCCGCCGTCCGCCGCTGACGAGCGTCGGCGGGTCGCGGCGATCGATCGTTCGGCTTCAGCCGCCTGTCACAACGATCGTGGTGGATTCTTCTTTCGTCTTCGAGCTCTTGGCGGGCTTCGACTTGGAGTCGTCCTTGCCCGTCTTGAACAGAATCACCTTGCTCATGCCGCCGTCGTAGATCTTGTTGTCCTTGACGTAGGCGTGAAGTGAAGCGAGCGCCTCGCCGACGGTTTTCGAGTTCGCCCCGAGCATCACGTTGGGCTCGATGGAGGATTCGAGGGTCACTCCCGGAGGCAGGGCGGCGGCGAGCTTCTCCTTATCCTCCGCCTGGATCGGCGGCGGCGCCGTGGGATCGGCGGCCGGGCCGCATCCCAGCCACGAGAAGCTGACGAGCAGGCACAGCACCAAGGCGATGCGACTCTTTCGTGCACGGATCGACGTCATCGTTGAGATTCCTCGCGCGCCGCTGCCGTCGCGGCGAAGCCGGTTGGGACCCTGGATCGAATTGTCGTTGTGAAGTTGTCGTCTGGGACAGGCCGGGTCCGCCGCGGTTCGGCGGCGGGATCCGGGTGCTGTCACTCAGTCTGCATCGCGGCGTGCGGGAAATCAAGCCCGCCCGCTGGCGGACGTCGTCCTCCGGCCACACTCAGGTCAGGCCGATGATGTTTCCCTCGGCGTCGACGTCGATCCGCTCGGCGGCGGGACGCAGGGGCAGACCGGGCATCCGCATGATCTCGCCGGTCAGGGCGACGAGGAAGCCCGCGCCGGCGGCGATCTCGACGTCGCGGACGTTGAGGGTGAAGCCCTGCGGTCGGCCTCGCAGCTTGGGATTGTCGGAGAGCGAGTCCTGCGTCTTGGCCATGCAGATCGGCAACTGGCCGTAGCCGAGCTGGGTCGCCTTGCGGAGCTTCTGTTCGGCGGCCTGCTGGATGACGACGCCCGCCGCGCCGTACATCGCCTTGGCGATCCGCTCGATCTTGCGTTCGGCCGGCCAGTCGAGCGGGTAGAGCGCCTGAAAAGGGGTTTCTGGGACGGACGCGGCGGCGACGACCTTCTCGGCCAGGTCGGTCGTTCCCGCTCCTCCCTTACCGAAGACGTTGGCCGTCGAGCAAGGGACGTTCCGCGACTTGCAGAAGGCGTGGACCAGTTCCAGCTCTTCGGGCGTATCGGCCGCGAACTGGTTGATCGCCACGAGGGTCGGCTTGCCGAAGTTCGCGGCGCTGTCGAGATGGGCCGCCAGGTTCACCAGCCCGCGCTCGACGGCCGCCGGATCGGGCTTGGTGATCTCCGAGAGGGCCACGCCGCCGTGCATCTTGAGGGCGCGGATGGTGGCGACGATGACCACGGCCGCCGGGTTGAGGCCCGCCGAGCGGCACTTCAGGTCGAAGAACTTCTCGCCGCCGAGGTCGAAGGCGAAGCCGGCCTCGGTCACCGCGTAGTCGGCGGACGCGAGCGCCATGCGGGTCGCCAGGACCGAATTGCAACCGTGGGCGATGTTCGCGAACGGGCCGCCGTGGACGAACGCGGGCGTCGACTCGGTCGTCTGGACGAGGTTGGGGAGGATCGCCTCCTTGAGGATCGCCGTCATCGCCCCCGTCACGCCGAGCCGGCCGGCCAGCACGGACGAGCCGTCGCCGCCGAAGCCCACGAGGATGCGGTCGATCCGCTGGCGGAGGTCGGCGAGCGACTCGGAGAGGCAGAGGATCGCCATCACCTCGCTGGCCGCCGTGATGTCGAACCCGCTTTCTCGCGGGACGCCCTGGGAGTGGCCGCCGAGGCCGATGACGATCTTCCGCAACGACCGGTCGTTCATGTCGAGCGCCCGCTTCCAGAGGATGCGGGTCGGGTCGAGATCGAGGTCGCGGAAGTAAAGGCGGTTGTCGATGGCGGCGGACAGCAGGTTGTTCGCGGCGGTGATCGCGTGGAAGTCGCCGGTGAACTGGAGGTTGATTTTGTTCGACGGCTCGACCTTGCTGAGGCCGCCTCCGGTCGCCCCTCCCTTACGGCCGAAGACCGGCCCCATCGAAGGCTGGCGCAAGGCCAGGGCCGCTCGCCGGCCGATCCTCCACATCCCCTGGGCCAGGCCGATCGACGTCGTCGTCTTGCCCTCGCCGGCCGGGGTCGGCGTGATCGCCGAGACCAGGATCAGCTTGCCCGCCGGCCGCCCGCTCGCGGTCAAGGCGTCGAGGTGCACCTTGGCCTGGTCGCGCCCGTAGGGCTCCAGGAACTCGGGTGCGATGTCGAGGTCGCGGGCCACGTCGACGATTGGTCGCAAGCCGCCTCCATTGGTTCCAGCCATTGCGGTCTAATCCTCAGTCAACGAATGAGTTTCCCCGCGGTCGTCCCGCAAGGGGTCGATCCACTGATCGAAATGAACCCAGATTACCCGTGAATATTGCCAGATCCAGGGAACGAACGGCAAGCACAGTCCCCATGCCAGCAACACGAGGCGAAACAAAGACCAACTCGGGATCAGCAAATGCAAGATCAACGTCAGCAGCGCGATGATCGGGATGCCGGCCCCGTAGCTCACGTACATCGCCCCGGTGAAGTACCCCGGATCGCCGCGGTCGAAGTCGAGCCCGCACCCCGGGCAGTCGTCGTACATCGAGAGCGGCGAACGGAACATCGCGTGTCCGCACTGGGGGCAGCCGCGGCTAACCATTACCGACGGGGAGAAGCGGTACTTCATGGCACCTCGAAATCAGGAATTCAAGACGACGGCTTTGACGACCCGACGCCGGTCAGCTCGACCGTCGAGGCACCGAGATGGACTATGCGATGTTCGTCCGTCAACCGCCATCGATTCAGGCCGGGTGGAGTCTGCCAGGCGATGAATGCTACCAAAGCCGAGATGATCGGGCCGGAGATTTCGATGGGAACGTTCCAATTCGCGAAGCCGATCGCGGCGGTCGCAGAGGCCAGAATCATAATGCCCGGGGCTACGAAGACGACGTCGTAGGCGGGGATGATCCACCTCCCGGTCATGAAGCGCCCCGGCAGGCTCAATGGAGGGTGATATCCGAGTAAATACAAGCCGCCGTGGCGGAATAGCGAAATCGCGAACACACCCGCCGTGCAAATGTTCGTGAACCCGACGGCGTCGGCTCGCACGGTGAATCGTGACGCGAGGCAAGCGAGAGCGAACTTCGAGCTGATCCCTTGTTCCGTTTCGCTTGGGTGTGGACCGATTCCGCGGCAAGGATGGTCATATCCGCTTGCCCTGATCGCCGTGAAGCCAATCCTGGCCGTGTCTGGGTGCCGGGCCGGATCCGCCGGCGGGCTCGGGGGATGCCTCGGAGCGGTCTCGAGTCAGCCTTCCAGCCAGGAGAACCGGCTCCCCCAACCCCGTCGGATCCAGCGGGCCAGCAGCTCCGTGCGGCTGGATACGCCGAAATGCCGGAAGATCAACTTGACGTACTGATTCACGGTGTGCGGGCTCAACCGCAGCCGGGCCGCGGCCTGCTTGTCGCCGTCGCCCTCGAGCAGGCAGGCCAGGACCTGCCGCGCGCGGGGCGGCAGGTCGCGCGGCGACGGGTCGGTGAACCGCGCCAGCGGACCGCCGACTAGCGGTGCGAGCACCGCGGCCGTCTCGCGCACCAGCCGGAGTTCGCGGGCGTCGAAGTCGCGACGCCTCCTGCCACGGAAGATGACCAATCCGAAGTTGTTATCCGACGCGTGCGGGATCGGGCGGAAGCACCACAGGATGTGGTCCGCGCCGAAAGAGGTCATGGTCCTCTGGTACTCGGCCGAGGTGTACCACGGGCGGTCGGCCCGGAGGTCGGTCCGGCGCAGGCAAAAGCCCTCGGCGGGATCGAAGTATCGGAAGCCCTCGACCATGGTCGGCATGTAGGTGTCGGGCTCGCGGTTGAAAGCCTCGAAGTGGGCGTCGAACGCGCGACGCGGGACGAAGCCGGCCTGCCAGCCGAGGGTGACCGTCCCCAGGTCGCGCGGCCTACCGGAGCGGCAGCCCGCCATCTCGCCGAGGATGCCGAGTTCGGCGTCGATCAGGCGCGCCAGGCCCGACAGGGCGTGCTCGCGCCAGGCGTGGCGGTCGTCCCCCAGGTCGCGGCAGTCGCCGAGGAGCCCCGAGATCGCCCTGCAATCCTCAGCCCTGATGCGCGCGGACTTCGCCATCGGAAGAAGACCTCTTTTGCCAGTCGATTCTCACGGCGACTCCCTGATTCTAGGGAATGGCCGGCGCGGAGAGAAACTGTAAGCTCCCTTCAGGCCGCACGGAGCGCCGTGCCGCACACAAGAGTAGGTCACCCGCACGGGCGAACCCTCGCCGTCGCGCACAGAAGGGAGAGGCACGAGGATGTTGCGTCGAAGAATCTCCACTCCCGCCGCGGGCGGGCCGATCCGGGGACTGGTGTGCCGGATCGCCCTGGCGGCGATCGCCGTGGCCGGCCCATCCGCCCGGGCGGGTTTCATCGAAAACCACGCCTCCACACGCGCCACGGCCGGGCATCATCCCGGGTCGGTCTCGGACGACATGGATTCGGGCCAGTTTAGCGCCACTTCCTCCGCCTCGGACAACGGGGGCGGGTACTCTTCGGGTTCGATCGTCGGCACTTCCAGTTCGGCGACAGCGGAAGGCTCCTCCCATGGGTTCAGCCTTCGCGTCGAAGCCAATTACAAATTCGTGGGTCTCGATGTCGAGGGAGGCGCCTCGGCAAATGCGTCGTGGGAAGACCTTCTCTTCCTGAGCACCTACCACCCGGACATCGTCGGTAACACGATCCGACTCAACTTCCGCGCGCAAGGGGAGGTTTTCCGCTCAGGCGATTCTCTCGGCGGGGGGGGATCGAGTGTTGGGCTGAACCTGGCGGGATCGAGCTACGACGTATCCTGGATGACAACCAGTGCTGCATATGTGAATCGCACCGGGAACGGGCTGGTTCATAGTGGGTGGGATTCATTTTCCGGTGGGGCGGCTGCCTTCGATGGGTGGACACACATCGACATCCCAATTCTCTTTGGTGTGGGAGGTCCGGGCACGGGATACTTGGGGACGGGTGGAGTTTACTTCAGCGTCAACCTGGGCGCTCAGACCGGCGGTCGGGCCAGCTCGGGCCCCCTCGGCGCCGACCTTCATGCCTGGGACCCATTTCAGTTCGTCTCCGTCACCCTCCCGGACGTGGGCAACGTGACCCCCGAGTCCTTGGGCGTCGGCATCACCTTCGATTCGGGGATCTCCTCTCCGAACCTGGCGACCGTTCCCGAGCCGTCGAGCCTCGTCCTGTGCGGCACTGGCGCCCTCGGATTCTGTTGCTTCCTGCGTCGCGGACGGAAGCCCCGGGAAACTCGGCGATGATGTAGGCGGGCGGCCCAGGTTGGAACAACCTGGGTCGCGGAGCGTTGGGTGGCCCGGTAAGCACCCGTCAGGGCGAAGATCGTTGTTTTTTGCTCCGTTGCTATCGGATCCCTAATATCGCCCCGATCTCCTCGGCGAGATCGGACGCTTGCGCCACCATCTTGCCGACCGCCAGCGCGCCGGCCCCGTCGACCGCCGCCGCCCATACGCCACGGCTGAGCGACGACGTCTGATTGATCTTGTCGCCTAGCGCCCCGATGCTCGCCGACGCATCCATAGTGCCCCTCTTGAGGCCCGATGCGTCGGTCGTCATTCTGATCGCGATCTTTCCGATAAGTGCCATGTCGATTCTTGCTCGTACGTACTGGACGGCCTTCCGGGATGAGCGCCGAACAGAGAGCGACTTCTTCTTCTGACCGGCCGAATAGCCTCGGATCGGACTCCCGCCATGACGCCGATCCGAGTCCTCCCACGACCGCCGCGCTGTTATTTCAAATACTTCGCGAGCCAGTCGTGAATCTCACGCCACCAGACGATGCGATTGGGCGGCTTGGCGATCCAGTGGCCCTCGTCGGGGAACCAGACGTAACGGCTGGGGACGCCCCGGCGCTGGAGGCTGGTGAACATGCCGAGTCCCTGGGCGTCGGGGACGCGAAAGTCGAGTGCGCCGTGGATCACCAGGGTCGGCGTCTTGAACTGGCCGGCGAAGAAGCTGGGCGAGCGCTCGCGGTAGTGCTCGAATTTCTCCCAGGGCGGTCCGCCGTACTCCCAGTCGGGGAACCACAGTTCCTCGGTCGTCCCGTACATGCTCACCAGGTCGAAGACCCCGGCGTGGCTGACGAGCGCCTTGAAGCGGTCGGTGTGGCCGCAGATCCAGTTGACCATGAACCCGCCGTACGACCCGCCGGCCGCCGCGATCTTCGTCTTGTCGAGGAACGGGTACGCCTCAAGCGCGTGGTCAAGCCCCTTCATGAGGTCGTCGTAGACTTTGCCCGTCCAGTCGAGGCTGATCTGGTCGGTGAACTTCTGACCGAACCCGGTCGACCCACGGGGGTTGATCGCCACCACCGCGTAACCGGGCGCGGCGAACAGCGAGTAGTTCCACCGCCCGTGCCATTCGTCGTGCCAGGCGCCTTGCGGGCCGCCGTGGATCAGGAAGAGGACCGGATACTTCTTCTGGGGATCGAAGCCCGGCGGCTTGAGCAGCCAACCCTGGACCTTGTCGCCGTCGGCCCCGTCGAACGTGAACGACTCCAGCGGCGAGAGCGAAACCTGCGCGAGCAGGGGGGCGTTGTGCGAGGTCAGGACGGTCGGCTTCGGAGAGCCTTCCTTCAACACGTGGACCTCGGCCGGCCGATCGGCCGCGTGGTGGAGGAAGGCGATGCTCTTGCCTCCCGGCCCCATCGAGATCGACGTGTTGACGCCGCCGGTCGCCAGCCGCTCGGGCGCCTCGGCGCTCTTGGGGACGCGAAGGGTCACGATCGGCTCGGTCCCGTGGTCGTCGATGACGGCGGCGAGGGTGTCGGCCGTCTTCCACGCGAACTCCTGGACCGGTCGGTCGAGATGCGAGCTGACGTCGATCGTCTCGCCCGTTTCGAGATTCCGAACGCGGAGGCCCCAGAGGTCCGACTCGAAGCCGGGCTTCGACTGCGACACATAAGCGAGGTGCTTGCCGTCGGGCGAATACGACGGCTGGCCGTCGGCCGCGGGATTCGACTCGGTCAGGTTCTTCGCCTCGCCTCCCGTTGCGGGGACGGTCCAGATGTCGGTGTTCGTGGACCAGGCGGCATCCTTAAGCGGCTCGGCGACGAACGCGAGGCTGGCGCCGTCGTGCGCCCAGGCGTAGTCGCCCGATCCGCCGAACGGGGCCGGGGGGGTGTTCACTTCGAGCTTGGGCGTCAGGTCGACGGCCTGGCCGGTGGCGACGTCGGCGACGAACAGGTGGCTCTTCTTGCCCTCGTTCCAGGCGTTCCAGTGACGGATCATCAGGTGA contains:
- a CDS encoding redoxin domain-containing protein; translation: MRFPRVTPGLLLLMSGLCGCSQTGALRPTEPDNIRTTASVGDKALPVVAGAPGGSLRADTADPELPRTAKGRISGRVYDEEGRPASNAMVRLAVGADPGGKAVFAKTDRSGAFTLGGLRPGSAYTVIAEYQGEQGMMSGRADADAPDTNVRIGLHLRDAGIGSGGDVRSAARPDRSNVKSISRIEDIDDEEEPRDDTAAVNREDLAPPASDAAVALSRGEPRLSRVSKTADPDLDLDRVEPRRGWSSGARSSKPPRAEKPADPVFEDDGESEEINPLPPAIEVDKVSDRREQPPVRTAARSRARRPSQVAEESPLAAEADSISDEEASGAVADAPRPLPDGFDKGSRTVRSQAFAPLLLDEPDAAPPKTASPARSRQRPRPRSVEVPDAPEDGDPQAFQAKRPTWSELALQAGAIPLDEAIEKTAARSVATTAARIQPVETSVNRPARRTEGDASLTAAPRSFGRKSLAPSLLPQSKNSPFCEFDASEQRLIDFALPDVSGRMVSIRSLDADLILLDFWGTWCDKCLTSIPHLKELQSTLGGKRLQVVGVACEQKPANERAAIVSKVAKKLDINYTVLTTAMDGTCQVQDAFQIRVYPTMILLDRDGRILCRQEGATAATLAKIDSYIAKNLDREPAASAVAIGAKPAVRR
- a CDS encoding helix-turn-helix transcriptional regulator — its product is MAKSARIRAEDCRAISGLLGDCRDLGDDRHAWREHALSGLARLIDAELGILGEMAGCRSGRPRDLGTVTLGWQAGFVPRRAFDAHFEAFNREPDTYMPTMVEGFRYFDPAEGFCLRRTDLRADRPWYTSAEYQRTMTSFGADHILWCFRPIPHASDNNFGLVIFRGRRRRDFDARELRLVRETAAVLAPLVGGPLARFTDPSPRDLPPRARQVLACLLEGDGDKQAAARLRLSPHTVNQYVKLIFRHFGVSSRTELLARWIRRGWGSRFSWLEG
- a CDS encoding DUF983 domain-containing protein — encoded protein: MKYRFSPSVMVSRGCPQCGHAMFRSPLSMYDDCPGCGLDFDRGDPGYFTGAMYVSYGAGIPIIALLTLILHLLIPSWSLFRLVLLAWGLCLPFVPWIWQYSRVIWVHFDQWIDPLRDDRGETHSLTED
- a CDS encoding PEP-CTERM sorting domain-containing protein, yielding MCRIALAAIAVAGPSARAGFIENHASTRATAGHHPGSVSDDMDSGQFSATSSASDNGGGYSSGSIVGTSSSATAEGSSHGFSLRVEANYKFVGLDVEGGASANASWEDLLFLSTYHPDIVGNTIRLNFRAQGEVFRSGDSLGGGGSSVGLNLAGSSYDVSWMTTSAAYVNRTGNGLVHSGWDSFSGGAAAFDGWTHIDIPILFGVGGPGTGYLGTGGVYFSVNLGAQTGGRASSGPLGADLHAWDPFQFVSVTLPDVGNVTPESLGVGITFDSGISSPNLATVPEPSSLVLCGTGALGFCCFLRRGRKPRETRR
- a CDS encoding formate--tetrahydrofolate ligase; translated protein: MAGTNGGGLRPIVDVARDLDIAPEFLEPYGRDQAKVHLDALTASGRPAGKLILVSAITPTPAGEGKTTTSIGLAQGMWRIGRRAALALRQPSMGPVFGRKGGATGGGLSKVEPSNKINLQFTGDFHAITAANNLLSAAIDNRLYFRDLDLDPTRILWKRALDMNDRSLRKIVIGLGGHSQGVPRESGFDITAASEVMAILCLSESLADLRQRIDRILVGFGGDGSSVLAGRLGVTGAMTAILKEAILPNLVQTTESTPAFVHGGPFANIAHGCNSVLATRMALASADYAVTEAGFAFDLGGEKFFDLKCRSAGLNPAAVVIVATIRALKMHGGVALSEITKPDPAAVERGLVNLAAHLDSAANFGKPTLVAINQFAADTPEELELVHAFCKSRNVPCSTANVFGKGGAGTTDLAEKVVAAASVPETPFQALYPLDWPAERKIERIAKAMYGAAGVVIQQAAEQKLRKATQLGYGQLPICMAKTQDSLSDNPKLRGRPQGFTLNVRDVEIAAGAGFLVALTGEIMRMPGLPLRPAAERIDVDAEGNIIGLT
- a CDS encoding alpha/beta hydrolase family protein, whose protein sequence is MKRWMTGALFVVSIAASASLEAADRPMTVDDLLSVKAVGDPQLAPDGRSIVYVVSELDRSTDKTNSSLWLVSSDGGEPKRLTTATGVNNHPRWSPDGKSVAFVSSRSGSSQVWLLPIDGGEARQVTKLPIDVNGPIWSPKGDKIAFAAEVYPGKTPEETAAKDKEKEAEKSKVRTYDHLMIRHWNAWNEGKKSHLFVADVATGQAVDLTPKLEVNTPPAPFGGSGDYAWAHDGASLAFVAEPLKDAAWSTNTDIWTVPATGGEAKNLTESNPAADGQPSYSPDGKHLAYVSQSKPGFESDLWGLRVRNLETGETIDVSSHLDRPVQEFAWKTADTLAAVIDDHGTEPIVTLRVPKSAEAPERLATGGVNTSISMGPGGKSIAFLHHAADRPAEVHVLKEGSPKPTVLTSHNAPLLAQVSLSPLESFTFDGADGDKVQGWLLKPPGFDPQKKYPVLFLIHGGPQGAWHDEWHGRWNYSLFAAPGYAVVAINPRGSTGFGQKFTDQISLDWTGKVYDDLMKGLDHALEAYPFLDKTKIAAAGGSYGGFMVNWICGHTDRFKALVSHAGVFDLVSMYGTTEELWFPDWEYGGPPWEKFEHYRERSPSFFAGQFKTPTLVIHGALDFRVPDAQGLGMFTSLQRRGVPSRYVWFPDEGHWIAKPPNRIVWWREIHDWLAKYLK